A single Eremothecium sinecaudum strain ATCC 58844 chromosome VIII, complete sequence DNA region contains:
- the VPS16 gene encoding tethering complex subunit VPS16 (Syntenic homolog of Ashbya gossypii AGL252W; Syntenic homolog of Saccharomyces cerevisiae YPL045W (VPS16)): MTEMNPSLGWERLSDVFYRSRQLGVWDWSHNKELIQTFSTTLCALCFDQKIHCYNYNGELIWQLDVNNLPSKIVTFCFDEDERFILVLQDRIRKVDGWFPLISKDAKLPEEIGDIIWDYKNGIVVLQSSQDIYRYYDDSFDLLCKNEDRFTLATKHHWYAQKDLVVLLGNKTVFHLTVSTKSFEKAISGSSWQTVKISPKGFVCLFNFRLSNLAIYKSPSKFLLEQTLEENPDIIAWCGNDTVAYCSHGGGEVKLIGPQGSYITFWYPDMIIDLRTEIDGLKVLTSSATNFISKVEKYTSKIFSIGSTESSAILLDSLELLSNHAPKAIENLKVINLEQAVLECTLAARDEFSPYWQKRLLSAASFGKDSLSSDSFDPKVFVDTCNLLRVLNTLSQLGLSITAKQLDGFTVDGILSRLLRLRKFHKCIQICNFLKHHNRLADIFQEWALAKIKLSPELEDMQLYLVIKNQAARQTVAPPMINIARTAFLEGRFELAKNLTLDSTHPKQKLQLLLDMDEVELALIEAVKTNDPTLILTLLLILRDKLTVAQFTKILMLVMKENQLMLFYERNNWKFLYDFYRQTDKFQELAQVLFEEGQKNNELSSYFPQIINLLGFVVDNPLVSENKELLTRYNSLYEYQHELTTLFHRDFNNMTMDNTLTTLIEMGQERHVVKLVKTFKLSDRKFYQIKCKTLCKLGRFEELFNFAKEKKSPIGYMPFYEGTFKMGHKKEAAVYIDMITGLSAQKKIDMYLDCGSYCDAIQIASKEKDINALKRIKKLIPDNQPQLTVILREAMGKL, encoded by the coding sequence ATGACCGAAATGAACCCTAGTTTAGGTTGGGAGAGGTTATCAGATGTTTTCTATAGAAGTCGACAGCTAGGGGTTTGGGATTGGAGCCATAATAAAGAATTAATTCAAACTTTCTCAACAACACTCTGCGCGCTTTGTTTTGACCAGAAGATTCATTGCTATAATTATAATGGTGAGCTAATATGGCAATTAGATGTTAACAATTTACCTTCGAAGATAGTAACATTTTGTTTTGATGAGGACGAGCGGTTCATTTTAGTATTGCAAGATAGAATACGGAAAGTTGATGGTTGGTTTCCTTTAATTAGTAAAGATGCAAAATTACCTGAAGAAATAGGCGACATTATCTGGGATTACAAGAATGGGATTGTTGTTTTACAGTCTAGTCAAGATATATATAGGTATTATGATGATTCATTTGATTTGCTTTGCAAAAATGAAGATCGGTTTACGTTGGCTACAAAACACCACTGGTATGCCCAGAAAGATTTGGTTGTTTTATTGGGAAATAAAACTGTGTTTCATTTAACGGTTTCTACTAAGAGCTTTGAGAAGGCTATTTCAGGCTCATCGTGGCAAACCGTTAAGATATCTCCTAAGGGATTTGTGTGTTTATTCAATTTTAGGTTGAGTAATCTAGCAATTTACAAGAGTCCGTCAAAGTTTTTGCTGGAACAAACATTGGAAGAAAATCCAGATATAATTGCATGGTGTGGGAATGATACTGTGGCCTATTGTTCTCACGGTGGGGGAGAAGTGAAGTTAATTGGCCCTCAAGGGTCGTACATCACATTTTGGTATCCGGATATGATAATAGATCTAAGGACAGAAATTGATGGATTGAAGGTGCTAACTTCGAGTGCTACGAATTTTATTTCCAAGGTGGAGAAATATACTTCCAAAATATTCTCAATTGGTTCTACTGAGTCAAGCGCGATTTTATTGGATTCACTTGAATTATTATCGAATCACGCACCGAAGGCCATTGAAAATCTAAAAGTGATCAATCTCGAACAAGCAGTATTGGAATGTACGCTAGCTGCTAGAGATGAATTTTCGCCTTACTGGCAGAAGAGGCTTTTGTCTGCTGCATCTTTTGGAAAAGACTCTTTGTCTAGTGATTCCTTCGATCCCAAGGTTTTTGTAGATACTTGCAATTTACTGCGAGTACTCAACACGCTTTCGCAGTTGGGGTTGTCGATCACTGCGAAACAGTTGGATGGGTTTACAGTTGATGGAATACTAAGTAGGTTACTGAGGTTGCGAAAGTTTCATAAATGTATTCAAATTTGCAATTTCCTAAAGCATCATAATAGACTAGCAGATATTTTTCAGGAATGGGCACTTGCCAAGATTAAGCTATCTCCTGAGCTTGAAGACATGCAGCTATATCTTGTGATTAAAAACCAAGCCGCTAGACAGACGGTAGCTCCGCCCATGATAAATATTGCTCGGACTGCATTCCTTGAGGGAAGATTTGAACTTGCAAAGAACTTGACGTTAGATAGTACCCACCCCAAACAAAAGTTACAGTTATTACTAGATATGGATGAGGTCGAACTGGCATTAATAGAGGCTGTCAAAACGAATGATCCAACTTTAATTTTGACATTGTTACTAATCTTGAGGGATAAGTTAACGGTTGCCCAATTTACCAAGATCTTGATGTTAGTGATGAAAGAAAATCAGCTAATGTTGTTTTATGAACGTAATAACTGGAAATTTTTGTATGATTTCTACCGACAAACCGACAAATTCCAAGAACTAGCACAGGTATTGTTTGAAGAAGGTCAAAAAAACAATGAGTTATCCTCATACTTCCCACAGATAATAAATCTTCTAGGATTTGTGGTAGATAATCCATTAGTGAGCGAAAATAAAGAACTGCTAACAAGGTACAACTCGCTCTATGAATATCAACATGAGCTTACAACTCTGTTCCATCGCGATTTCAATAATATGACAATGGACAATACATTGACCACCCTAATCGAAATGGGACAGGAAAGGCATGTGGTTAAGCTGGTCAAGACATTTAAGTTAAGTGACAGAAAGTTTTACCAGATTAAATGCAAAACATTGTGCAAATTGGGACGATTTGAAGAACTATTTAATTTTGCAAAGGAGAAGAAATCGCCAATTGGTTATATGCCCTTCTATGAAGGCACGTTTAAGATGGGACATAAAAAGGAAGCTGCAGTTTATATTGATATGATAACTGGTTTATCAGCTCAAAAAAAGATTGACATGTACTTGGACTGTGGTTCCTATTGCGACGCTATTCAAATTGCTTCCAAAGAAAAGGATATAAATGCATTAAAACGCATTAAAAAACTAATCCCCGATAATCAGCCCCAATTGACAGTCATATTGCGCGAAGCAATGGGAAAGTTATAG
- the MRX11 gene encoding Mrx11p (Syntenic homolog of Ashbya gossypii AGL248C; Syntenic homolog of Saccharomyces cerevisiae YPL041C), with product MVLTLPLFFRRQYSSISIFSKPLISRCLPIRNSNIMAFHNSATRAYTQKTVPSKIHAYINRSRILTKLFSYPPAARFLEALLQNGPFSNITAFLILHEVTAIAPLFSIWWVLYGFTDFDASMLPSYITEKINQGLPFIEKVCGEKSAELDKEKLVLTGTLAYFIVKALYPFRVLASLWGAPYVARWMISPFQKLQRKFIKRGTGER from the coding sequence ATGGTATTAACTCTACCGTTGTTTTTTCGTCGTCAGTACTCTTCTATATCGATCTTCAGCAAACCGCTAATTTCCAGATGCTTGCCCATAAGGAACTCCAATATAATGGCGTTCCATAACTCCGCAACAAGAGCTTACACACAGAAAACAGTCCCTTCGAAGATCCACGCCTATATAAACCGTTCCCGAATCCTCACAAAGCTATTTTCCTACCCTCCAGCAGCTAGATTTCTTGAGGCTCTGCTACAAAACGGACCGTTTTCAAATATAACTGCCTTCTTAATTCTTCACGAAGTAACCGCAATTGCGCCGTTATTCTCCATCTGGTGGGTCTTATATGGATTCACAGACTTCGACGCGTCTATGCTTCCCTCATATATCACCGAAAAGATTAACCAGGGATTGCCATTTATAGAGAAGGTATGTGGCGAAAAGAGCGCTGAATTGGACAAGGAGAAGCTTGTCCTTACTGGTACATTGGCATATTTTATAGTCAAAGCTTTATATCCATTTAGAGTTCTCGCAAGTCTTTGGGGAGCTCCATATGTTGCCAGGTGGATGATCAGCCCATTCCAGAAATTACAGCGAAAATTCATAAAACGTGGAACAGGGGAACGTTGA
- the CHL4 gene encoding Chl4p (Syntenic homolog of Ashbya gossypii AGL251C; Syntenic homolog of Saccharomyces cerevisiae YDR254W (CHL4)), translating into MLLDGDTLCGLNQSEILMKINKLDIGTFRRILQIWLENFPPTKIDSEHYEELSKFGLRALGQLVVTELWPSGFNLFQLAQLDVSAVILDKVTLEWVASGTRDKDGEPVKIPINFKRFENGLKSLIGKLHDCHVYSERHPVLPLVICRVQLFECNTSRLMSHKPFYVAIPTGYRVLYHSAQKDVHSQYILQCLLILLRKDSAVVQLNQISPAIRGTLTDVNMRYGACFGRDLQGVWTAYLDKNIEPSPLDSPEKHPSVVGVPAKRRPTDDDDENVKWKQERSMIMFKGSKYGIKRKKKYLNKRSQQRIYRLHGDNKENNNSDDDSVDEYESLIPVRNVSFSVKDNERGLNFKLRLQGNDVFGGLHELCSKQQLDIDYLPSWLTGEHGDSSGIVEDGKFKKLNRAGII; encoded by the coding sequence ATGTTACTAGATGGTGATACATTGTGCGGGTTAAACCAGTCAGAaattttgatgaaaatcAATAAACTAGATATTGGTACTTTTAGGCGAATATTACAAATATGGTTAGAAAATTTCCCTCCAACTAAAATAGACAGCGAACATTATGAAGAGCTCTCTAAATTTGGATTGCGTGCGTTAGGCCAACTAGTTGTGACCGAACTATGGCCTAGTGGATTTAATTTGTTTCAATTGGCTCAACTGGATGTTAGTGCAGTGATTTTAGATAAGGTTACGTTAGAGTGGGTGGCTTCTGGCACGCGTGATAAAGATGGAGAGCCTGTCAAAATCCCAATTAATTTTAAGAGATTTGAGAATGGGTTGAAATCTTTAATTGGCAAGTTGCACGATTGTCATGTTTACTCAGAACGGCATCCTGTGCTACCCTTAGTGATCTGTAGAGTTCAGCTATTTGAATGCAATACTTCTCGATTGATGTCACATAAGCCATTTTATGTTGCAATCCCCACTGGATATAGAGTACTTTACCACTCAGCACAGAAAGATGTACATTCGCAGTATATCTTGCAATGCCTTTTAATACTGCTAAGGAAAGACAGCGCTGTTGTACAATTGAACCAGATCTCACCTGCAATTAGAGGAACACTTACCGATGTGAACATGCGCTACGGAGCCTGCTTTGGAAGGGATCTTCAGGGTGTTTGGACAGCCTATCTCGATAAAAATATTGAGCCATCGCCTCTCGATAGTCCGGAGAAGCATCCAAGTGTTGTTGGTGTTCCTGCTAAAAGAAGACCTACcgatgatgacgatgagAACGTTAAGTGGAAGCAAGAACGATCTATGATAATGTTTAAAGGGTCAAAATATGGCATTAAAAGGAAAAAAAAGTACCTAAATAAAAGGTCACAACAGCGAATATATAGACTGCACGGTGATAATAAAGAGAATAATAATAGTGATGACGATAGTGTAGACGAATATGAATCTCTAATTCCAGTAAGAAACGTATCCTTCTCTGTAAAGGACAATGAACGTGGCCTGAACTTTAAGCTACGGTTGCAGGGCAACGACGTTTTTGGTGGACTCCACGAATTGTGTTCTAAACAGCAGCTGGACATAGATTACTTACCAAGTTGGTTAACTGGAGAACACGGAGACTCATCTGGAATTGTCGAAGATGGAAAATTTAAGAAGTTAAATAGAGCAGGAATTATTTAG
- the NOP4 gene encoding mRNA-binding ribosome biosynthesis protein NOP4 (Syntenic homolog of Ashbya gossypii AGL250W; Syntenic homolog of Saccharomyces cerevisiae YPL043W (NOP4)) produces MSATIDDSKDQKIDKKTLFVRNLPSDATDDEFLDFFSQFVPVKHAVIVRDDEGVNRGFGFVSFAVEADTAAALAAGRKTAFKGRLLKIHFAKRRERESTKMADKESEDQESIEDVVPEEKTEQEEAESIMKGKPKLIIRNMPWSCRDSNKLKKIFGRFGTVVEASIPRNPDGRLRGFAFVTMKKISNCKKAIEECKDLKIDGRQVAVDFAVQKNRWEEFKEKHDTPKDEDDATGSASEAEDLEEAEKSSGSEDEEDEADLDDLVEANKLSEDIEEKPHAPKNRKETYSVFIRNLPYDATQEALEEFFSKFGPVKYALPVLDKETGLAKGTAFVAFTTQEAYEDCINNAPAVGSTSLLISDDVQPQYVYEGRVLSISPTLDRETANRNAERNAANRKEAFGIAPAERDRRNLYLMNEGKIVEGSKLAQLLTPAEMAIRQKSYQLRVEQIKKNPELHVSMTRLAIRNIPRAMNEASLKILARNAVVEFAKEVKEGLRHPLSKEEISRSTREKYKFMSEDEVQAEKKRDKKRGLIRQAKIIMEVKGSTTGRSKGYGFVEFRDHKSALMGLRWLNAHRVTREEIFAGVSEEEKKLVDAEGIDQRRLTVEFALENATVVKRRRERIKQSKESGRVKRSAEDDPSDVAADKNKKFKMHKKNDFHRDSRGNKDSRKKWSKDSNTTKGSPKYRDSKVSKDAKDSKTSAFSDDIKRLIGFKRKRRQGKK; encoded by the coding sequence ATGTCTGCTACTATAGATGATTCCAAGGACCAAAAAATTGATAAGAAAACGCTTTTTGTGCGTAATCTTCCTTCAGATGCTACCGATGATGAGTTTTTGGATTTCTTTTCACAGTTCGTGCCAGTTAAGCATGCCGTAATTGTTAGAGACGATGAAGGTGTAAATAGAGGGTTTGGTTTTGTCTCTTTTGCTGTGGAAGCGGATACTGCAGCCGCTTTAGCGGCTGGTAGGAAAACTGCTTTCAAAGGTCGCTTATTGAAGATTCATTTTGCTAAGAGAAGGGAGCGTGAAAGTACTAAGATGGCTGATAAAGAGTCAGAAGATCAGGAGTCTATTGAAGATGTTGTTCCAGAAGAGAAAACTgagcaagaagaagcagaatCTATTATGAAGGGAAAACCAAAGTTAATTATCAGGAATATGCCCTGGTCTTGCCGTGATTCCaataaattaaaaaaaatctTTGGAAGATTTGGTACCGTTGTAGAAGCTAGCATTCCAAGGAATCCAGATGGCAGGTTGCGTGGTTTTGCGTTTGTCActatgaagaagatttCCAACTGTAAAAAGGCCATTGAAGAATGTAAGGACTTGAAGATCGACGGTAGACAAGTTGCGGTCGATTTTGCAGTTCAAAAGAACAGATGGGAGGAGTTCAAAGAGAAGCATGATACTCCtaaagatgaagatgacgCTACTGGCTCTGCTAGCGAAGCAGAGGATCTAGAAGAGGCCGAAAAAAGTTCAGGAAGTGAAGATGAGGAGGATGAGGCTGACTTGGATGATCTGGTCGAGGCAAACAAACTTTCAGAAGATATAGAAGAGAAACCACATGCTCCTAAGAATAGAAAAGAAACATACTCCGTCTTTATCCGTAATTTACCTTACGATGCTACGCAAGAGGCCCTAGAAGAATTTTTCTCTAAATTTGGTCCAGTGAAGTACGCTCTTCCTGTTCTAGACAAGGAAACTGGCTTAGCCAAGGGTACTGCATTTGTAGCATTTACTACACAGGAAGCGTACGAAGACTGCATCAACAATGCACCAGCAGTCGGCTCTACTTCTCTACTTATTAGTGATGATGTGCAACCTCAATACGTCTACGAAGGTCGAGTACTTTCGATCTCACCTACTCTAGACAGGGAAACTGCAAATAGGAATGCTGAGCGTAATGCAGCTAATCGGAAAGAGGCGTTTGGTATTGCTCCTGCAGAAAGGGACAGGCGTAACTTGTATTTAATGAATGAAGGTAAAATTGTCGAGGGTTCTAAATTAGCACAGCTATTGACACCAGCAGAAATGGCCATTAGACAGAAGTCTTACCAGCTAAGAGTTGAGCAAATAAAAAAGAACCCTGAATTGCACGTTTCAATGACTAGATTAGCTATCAGAAATATTCCAAGAGCAATGAACGAAGCTTCTTTAAAGATATTAGCTCGTAATGCCGTTGTGGAGTTTGCAAAAGAGGTTAAAGAAGGTTTGAGACATCCTTTATCCAAGGAAGAGATCTCAAGATCTACGAGAGAAAAGTATAAATTCATGTCTGAAGATGAAGTCCAAGCCGAGAAGAAGAGGGATAAGAAACGTGGGTTGATCAGGCAAGCAAAAATTATTATGGAGGTCAAAGGATCAACGACTGGTAGAAGCAAAGGATATGGTTTTGTAGAGTTCAGGGATCACAAATCGGCATTAATGGGACTAAGATGGCTAAATGCTCATAGGGTTACTCGTGAAGAAATTTTCGCTGGCGTGTCggaagaagagaagaagttaGTCGATGCGGAAGGCATAGATCAGAGAAGGCTAACCGTCGAGTTTGCACTAGAAAATGCCACCGTAGTGAAAAGACGAAGAGAACGTATTAAGCAATCTAAGGAGTCTGGTAGAGTCAAGAGAAGCGCTGAAGATGATCCAAGTGACGTTGCTGCAGACAAGAACAAGAAGTTTAAAATGCATAAAAAGAATGATTTTCATCGTGACAGTAGAGGCAACAAGGACTCCAGGAAGAAATGGTCTAAAGATTCTAATACTACTAAGGGTTCCCCTAAATATAGGGATTCCAAGGTATCTAAGGATGCTAAGGATTCTAAAACCAGTGCATTCTCGGATGATATTAAGAGGTTAATTGGCTTCAAACGTAAAAGAAGACAGGGCAAGAAATAA
- the SSN3 gene encoding cyclin-dependent serine/threonine protein kinase SSN3 (Syntenic homolog of Ashbya gossypii AGL249C; Syntenic homolog of Saccharomyces cerevisiae YPL042C (SSN3)): protein MNNQHHIQQNKFYSISNQGPGRNAWSHQQQQLLDSKGNTNNSKSPMLMANNNVFSIGPYRQRKDASRVSVLERFEIIGYIASGTYGKVYKAKAKSPVAEDSNSSSKNGLINGSMLNLDNNHGNISLKDVDGNVNDNLHINEEVLKDSISPSNNNAPDLGHGNRGSGNSMKLSPKKKGSTRFYAIKKFKTEREGVEQLHYIGISQSACREMSLCRELDNKHLTKLVEIFLEKKSIYMVSEFAEHDLLQIIHFHYHPEKRLIPARMLKSIMWQILDGVSYLHQNWILHRDLKPANIMVTVDGCVKIGDLGLARKFYNMVQTLYTGDKVVVTIWYRAPELLLGARHYSPAIDLWAVGCILAELIGLRPIFKGEEAKMDSKKSVPFQSNQLQRILEVLGTPTQQNWPNIHKYPEYEQLAKFSKYRDNLAVWYQSSGGRDKSALDLLYRLLKYDPITRIDAIHALEHEYFTNNDPPVAENVFEGLNYKYPPRRIHTNDNDIMNLGVKNKNVFNPHNTQQQSVNNGGGANSSIGGLGVNRRILAAAAAAAAAVQGNSGNITSGSSSANGPRRKKKR from the coding sequence ATGAATAACCAACATCATATCCAACAGAATAAGTTCTATTCCATCTCTAATCAAGGTCCAGGCAGAAATGCATGGTCTCaccaacaacagcagctaTTGGATAGTAAAGGTAATACAAACAATTCAAAATCACCGATGTTGATGGCGAATAACAACGTGTTCTCTATTGGCCCTTACCGACAGAGAAAAGATGCCAGTAGAGTATCTGTTCTAGAGAGGTTCGAAATTATTGGGTATATTGCGTCAGGGACCTACGGTAAGGTTTACAAGGCAAAAGCAAAATCTCCTGTTGCTGAAGATAGCAATTCTAGCTCTAAAAATGGGTTAATTAATGGTTCTATGTTAAATCTGGATAATAATCATGGTAATATTTCATTGAAAGACGTCGATGGTAATGTGAATGATAATTTACACATTAATGAAGAGGTGCTGAAGGACTCAATATCGCCGTCTAATAACAATGCGCCCGATCTTGGACATGGCAATAGAGGTTCGGGTAATTCCATGAAATTATCTCCTAAAAAGAAGGGCTCTACTCGATTTTACGCCATCAAGAAGTTCAAGACCGAGCGAGAGGGCGTTGAACAACTGCATTATATAGGAATTTCTCAGAGTGCGTGTCGAGAGATGTCGTTGTGCCGAGAGCTGGATAATAAGCACTTGACTAAGTTGGTGGAGATATTCCTGGAGAAGAAGAGTATTTATATGGTGTCTGAATTTGCAGAGCACGATTTGCTGCAAATAATTCACTTCCATTATCATCCAGAAAAGAGGTTGATCCCCGCTAGGATGCTGAAATCCATAATGTGGCAAATCTTGGATGGTGTTTCATACTTGCATCAAAATTGGATCCTACACAGGGATCTGAAGCCTGCTAATATCATGGTAACAGTGGATGGTTGTGTGAAGATCGGTGACCTTGGTTTAGCACGGAAATTTTATAACATGGTCCAGACATTATATACAGGTGACAAAGTTGTTGTCACTATTTGGTATCGAGCTCCTGAACTGTTGCTTGGTGCTCGGCATTACTCCCCAGCAATAGATTTATGGGCTGTGGGGTGCATATTGGCGGAATTAATTGGCTTGCGTCCTATATTCAAAGGTGAAGAAGCCAAAATGGACTCTAAAAAGAGCGTACCTTTCCAAAGTAACCAACTGCAGAGAATCTTGGAGGTTCTTGGTACTCCAACTCAACAAAACTGGCCTAATATCCACAAATACCCTGAGTATGAGCAATTGGCTAAATTTTCGAAATATAGAGATAACTTGGCAGTTTGGTACCAATCGTCTGGTGGAAGAGATAAAAGCGCGCTAGATCTCCTTTATAGATTATTGAAATACGATCCTATCACAAGAATTGACGCTATACATGCATTGGAACATGAATATTTCACGAATAATGATCCTCCAGTGGCTGAAAATGTTTTTGAGGGTTTGAATTATAAATATCCACCACGAAGGATACATACCAACGATAATGACATCATGAACTTAGGTGTGAAAAATAAGAATGTGTTCAATCCTCATAATACACAACAGCAATCGGTTAATAATGGCGGCGGGGCCAACAGTTCTATTGGTGGCCTGGGTGTAAACAGAAGGATTTTAGCTGCTGCAGCCGCTGCCGCAGCCGCAGTCCAAGGTAATAGTGGTAATATAACCTCTGGAAGCTCAAGTGCAAATGGCCCACggagaaagaagaagcgCTAA